The DNA window CATAAATAATGTGAGTgtgatgcaaaaatatttatatactttttcttaaCATATACCTTATctcatatacacataaataggAACgtgattgaatttattttagataaattcaGGTATAATGTTTGTTGAAAAGTTGTAATATTGTACtgatttattaagattttatataaaattataattatttcttttatatgtatttgtactTCAGATTGTAAACTCAATCACAGCATCTTAAACCTATGTTCAAATAATGCCTGCCgtccaaatttaaaaaaaaaatacaaacatcttacaatatatatatatatatatatatatatatatatatatatatattgtaacagCAGTAATTTTCTGGTATATTGTATTCTTGTAGTAACATAGTCTAATAGGAGCAAGAACATATGgactttaaatattacttgttgatattttttttactgtatacagactatatttttcatatgtttATCGATATTCTATGATATCACtttctttgaaaaagattataaaaaaaatagataaaaagatagaaaaaaaacctgtttcgtaaaatatttcagagaataatttttttcttttaatgtacaaaatttttctcatgacATTATCCTCATCTTTAAAGCTTCTAAATTATAACTGCAGGAATAAGGCGAGGCTTTACGTATATTGTTTGCGTCCGTTTCATGAAAGGCTAACACGGTGCAAAAACATCAAGAGTgcaacgcgcgcgcgtattgCACGTGTTGCAAAACGTCAAGCCACGCGCGTGTGCAGCGCAGAAAACGAGCCGTAAACGCTTTCGTTGTGCGCGCCCGCACATGCTCGTTAATATTCACACCACGTTACTTCCTGTTACGTTCGACGATATACTTATAGGACACACCGGCTCTGTTGTGCAGAGCGATGTAAACTCGTCTACCCACACTCTGTACAAGTCGATCGCCTACGCGAACAAAACGGGTCCCATAGTGAAGCGCGAGTATTCGTGCTCACTAATCAGTCATGTTATACTATAATCACATACTTAAAGTCggtttaattcattaaaaacgtttataaagaattttttgaattgtaaTCGTTTTTATCCTTAAAGCTCCATAATTGATCTCTAGACAACACACAACTACTTTTCTGGAgctttgatatatgtataaaaaaaagtggatATATATTGctccgaaaaaaatattattattaaatttgttttatacgaaataaaatttaaataaaacaaaagttgACTATTAACAggtcgataaattattaattacgttacattttatatcattattactattatttatgagGTAACAGACTCTCTATGCATATggttatttacaatttacataaaagaatttacaaaagatacaatttaaatagcaaaatatGGATTCAcatatgaaaagatatttttaaaaaatagttaatatatattacaacgcTACACATATTACGCCGTAGATTGTATCGATCGATTAGTAGGATCGGTATGACAACTGGAATGTAGATTCTTTACAGATTCCTCCCAAGTATACTATTCCGGTTATACCTAAACTGTGGGTGCGTGTGACTTTTGTCGATCCTAGGCGAGGTCGCGTCTAAGGTCGTTCTTCGGATTCTTTAGCGCCACACCTTGAGCGGATGGGAAACGCGGGGTTAACGTGGGACGTCCCGTGCATGGCCTCTTTGCCGCATCAATAGTCTCGACACGCAGAAGATCGCTCTTGTAATACTTGGAACATGGGGCAATCCCCATCCGGTATACGTTCGGCGTGTCCGTTACGTGTGTAGCCTGTGTCCCGCTTGCAATGAAACGACGATCAGATCCGTATTCCGCGATGTTCCTGATGATCCACCGCATCTTTAACAGAGGAAATAGgagattattaaaagtaaaatttgtgAAAGATCTTCCTTTTATGTAAGAAATTTAAGaggtatttattttagattgatGAAATTAAACAACATGCGTGgctcttttttataacaaaaattgcaaaaaattatataatttcaagggATGTTACTCAGATATCGTAAAAAGATGGTCCAAGATTAATTCTCAATAGATTAATagatatcacatataaaataagatacctaaatatatataaaaaaaacgagaatttattttgtgaaaaacttgattctaaatttaaggaaaaaaatcaaaaatt is part of the Cataglyphis hispanica isolate Lineage 1 chromosome 18, ULB_Chis1_1.0, whole genome shotgun sequence genome and encodes:
- the LOC126856219 gene encoding uncharacterized protein LOC126856219; protein product: MTINLMYRSPPLRIVPMRWIIRNIAEYGSDRRFIASGTQATHVTDTPNVYRMGIAPCSKYYKSDLLRVETIDAAKRPCTGRPTLTPRFPSAQGVALKNPKNDLRRDLA